One part of the Lycium ferocissimum isolate CSIRO_LF1 chromosome 8, AGI_CSIRO_Lferr_CH_V1, whole genome shotgun sequence genome encodes these proteins:
- the LOC132066017 gene encoding uncharacterized protein LOC132066017, producing the protein MDEGEIFSCIWTITGPVTEQSKKGEISFDAGMLQISLNTEVKASHNKDLQVQSATCRSSDYAGAEMTIKEVETISTAPSDVKVAEGHGNSSQSKKKKTKKKEVSAYINDVSCAPSEMIDPPANHSVQGSNQDKNALSASKREGASEQESKSACAAGSHQQAEKVTCTKKELLPIEEKGNEAQHLLLNQTDKNRGTVSIVEKRLKTKTKKSQSSKKSKSILTIQDQEVSHKELAALHDNLRDVNPLPEPMEMDESGKNSHVDQLAFTKLENLINSGIDSNSESSRKDVRNADSFRVPSHTLAKGTVQEMHEPDMNTDKSEGINFKQYFLPGQHGEVASKKSTKSNRETKAGRKLKDGMTSKGTSEDILNSRIEVALPSRSSAQGDKTLDEAGKLATFDAPAYMKKSEESMDESTSSSSSKGSDRFPEDNRRQTGSEIQSLATRNTKTRTGDIEDLTQPKKGLLPTPGPKFVDSRSRRSDSKGGGKSDSSTETPSDYSSSSGDSAEGSEISQASTPTGANVAKHNDAGAKHKAKSNEYSNSFLGDDISMDVILRSSSRFKKAKVMAAQCQDEESQPVDVVPDSLADTQNQ; encoded by the exons atggacgagGGAGAAATATTCAG TTGCATTTGGACCATAACTGGTCCTGTAACTGAGCAGAGTAAGAAAGGTGAAATTTCATTTGATGCTGGAATGCTGCAGATTAGTCTAAATACAGAGGTGAAAGCGTCTCATAACAAGGATCTGCAAGTTCAGTCTGCAACATGCAGATCTTCTGATTATGCCGGAGCAGAAATGACCATTAAGGAAGTGGAAACTATCTCTACTGCTCCCTCCGATGTGAAGGTTGCTGAAGGACATGGAAACTCTAGTCAaagtaagaagaaaaaaacaaaaaagaaagaggttTCCGCTTATATTAATGATGTTTCATGTGCCCCTTCAGAGATGATTGATCCTCCTGCTAATCATTCTGTTCAAGGGTCTAATCAAGATAAAAATGCATTGTCTGCCAGCAAAAGAGAGGGGGCATCAGAACAAGAGTCTAAGAGTGCCTGTGCTGCAGGTTCTCATCAACAAGCTGAGAAGGTAACCTGCACTAAGAAAGAGCTTCTGCCCATTGAGGAAAAGGGAAATGAGGCTCAGCATTTGCTGCTTAACCAGACTGATAAAAATCGGGGAACTGTGAGCATTGTAGAAAAGAGACtgaaaacaaaaaccaaaaagagCCAAAGTTCTAAGAAGAGCAAATCCATTTTGACTATTCAAGACCAAGAAGTCAGTCACAAAGAATTAGCAGCTTTACATGATAATCTGAGAGATGTGAACCCTCTGCCAGAGCCAATGGAGATGGACGAGTCAGGTAAAAATAGTCATGTTGATCAGTTGGCTTTTACCAAGTTGGAAAATCTGATAAATTCTGGTATTGATTCTAACTCGGAGAGTTCTAGGAAAGATGTCAGAAATGCTGACTCGTTTCGAGTACCATCTCATACTTTAGCTAAGGGTACAGTACAGGAGATGCATGAACCCGACATGAATACTGATAAGAGCGAGGGCATAAACTTCAAGCAATATTTTCTTCCTGGCCAACATGGAGAAGTTGCATCAAAGAAATCAACAAAGTCAAACAGAGAAACAAAAGCTGGCAGAAAATTGAAGGATGGTATGACTTCTAAAGGAACTTCAGAAGATATCTTGAACTCGAGAATTGAGGTGGCACTTCCGAGTCGCTCAAGTGCTCAGGGAGATAAAACTCTTGATGAAGCTGGAAAGCTTGCAACTTTTGATGCTCCTGCTTACATGAAGAAAAGTGAAGAATCTATGGACGAATCTACGTCCAGCTCTAGCTCAAAAGGTTCTGACAGATTCCCCGAGGACAATAGACGGCAAACAGGTTCAGAAATCCAAAGTTTGGCTACCAGAAATACAAAAACGAGAACCGGAGACATTGAGGATCTTACACAACCTAAGAAAGGATTGCTTCCTACACCAGGGCCGAAATTTGTGGATAGTAGATCGAGAAGGTCTGACAGTAAGGGTGGTGGAAAATCTGATTCTTCGACTGAGACTCCATCGGATTATTCATCTTCTTCTGGCGACTCAgctgaaggaagtgaaataagTCAGGCTTCAACTCCAACTG GAGCTAATGTTGCAAAACACAATGATGCTGGTGCAAAGCATAAGGCCAAATCAAA TGAATATTCCAACAGCTTTTTAGGTGATGACATAAGCATGGATGTGATTCTGAGAAGCTCTAGCCGTTTCAAGAAGGCTAAGGTTATGGCTGCTCAATGTCAAGATGAAGAAAGTCAGCCTGTTGATGTTGTCCCTGATAGTCTAGCAGACACTCAGAATCAGTAA